Proteins encoded together in one Porites lutea chromosome 2, jaPorLute2.1, whole genome shotgun sequence window:
- the LOC140925802 gene encoding uncharacterized protein: protein MDIDSVSTERSFLEFVYGQPREPDWTAGILYGIEGCEEPDIHEIKQLLVHLRLQVRVLFEKQRNLTNKLEKSEEKVKNKEQQLLTKDQEIMKLQQHFATLKRKFNLERVRFGLTLKETKHAAEKEINELKNEMERAEEKFNDCRRRMMKAYSDSRREEMQTRQRLEESVKETCAVNDSFKAVYDDYLRLESYLKDMEEEMMPLQTQIYELSKALNLKPTELLSKLEQLKIVLTSDENIKELLRKTLFKMKNDEISPKDSETESFKNLRAGSSSNVKQAELSCPFSQKFLPEPLNIPCHKETGKKYEVEKEKFVRPKLGFKIPKWPLRQGRILQ from the exons ATGGATATTGATAGCGTGTCTACAGAAAGATCTTTTCTTGAATTTGTGTATGGACAACCGAGAGAACCGGACTGGACTGCGGGGATATTGTATGGGATTGAAGGTTGCGAAGAACCAGATATTCATGAAATCAAGCAG CTGTTAGTACATCTACGTCTTCAAGTACGAGTTCTTTTCGAAAAGCAGAGGAATTTGACAAACAAGCTGGAGAAGTCTGAGGAGAAAGTAAAGAATAAAGAGCAACAACTATTGACGAAAGACCAAGAAATTATGAAATTGCAGCAACATTTTGCAACTCTTAAGCGAAAGTTCAACTTAGAAAGAGTTCGGTTTGGTCTTACTCTAAAAGAAACCAAGCATGCTGCAGAAAAAGAGATAAATGAGCTGAAAAACGAAATGGAAAGGGCAGAAGAAAAATTTAACGACTGCAGGAGAAGAATGATGAAAGCCTATTCTGACAGCAGACGAGAAGAGATGCAAACACGACAGCGTTTGGAAGAAAGTGTTAAAGAAACATGCGCTGTTAACGATTCCTTTAAAGCGGTTTACGACGACTATCTAAGACTAGAGAGTTACTTGAAAGATATGGAGGAAGAGATGATGCCACTTCAAACGCAAATTTACGAGCTTTCCAAAGCCTTGAATTTAAAGCCCACGGAATTACTTTCCAAGCTTGAGCAATTGAAGATTGTTTTGACAAGCGACGAAAACATAAAAGAGCTGCTGAGAAAAACTCTTTTTAAGATGAAAAACGATGAAATTTCTCCAAAGGATTCTGAAACTGAGAGTTTTAAAAATCTTCGCGCTGGTTCTTCAAGCAACGTAAAACAGGCTGAACTATCGTGTCCTTTCAGTCAGAAGTTTCTGCCGGAACCGTTGAATATTCCGTGTCATAAGGAAACGGGAAAGAAATACGaggtagaaaaagaaaaattcgtaCGCCCCAAGCTTGGCTTTAAGATCCCCAAGTGGCCGCTGAGACAGGGAAGAATATTGCAATGA